In Populus nigra chromosome 1, ddPopNigr1.1, whole genome shotgun sequence, one genomic interval encodes:
- the LOC133682355 gene encoding S-protein homolog 29-like, with translation MTGFISFLLFLVLPLCLLSTATADEHNEHRLPFVQVINALPKNSKPMQVSCSTKNIDVGKRSLVNGEVFKWRAAQRKLHSCGALWERLFASWHAFQPRRDEDHETVYWMVKEDGFFISWDKANWVRKYRWETE, from the coding sequence ATGACTGGTTTTATCAGCTTTCTTCTCTTCCTTGTTCTCCCACTATGTCTTCTGAGCACTGCAACAGCAGATGAACATAATGAGCATCGTCTACCCTTTGTTCAAGTTATCAATGCCTTGCCTAAAAACTCAAAACCAATGCAAGTTAGCTGTTCAACCAAAAACATTGACGTCGGAAAGCGCTCTCTTGTTAATGGTGAAGTCTTCAAATGGAGGGCGGCACAGAGAAAGCTACATTCCTGTGGAGCTTTATGGGAAAGACTTTTTGCATCCTGGCATGCATTTCAACCTCGCAGGGATGAGGATCATGAAACTGTGTATTGGATGGTGAAGGAAGATGGGTTCTTTATTAGCTGGGACAAAGCCAACTGGGTGAGAAAATATAGATGGGAAACCGAGTGA
- the LOC133686373 gene encoding S-protein homolog 5-like translates to MKVLTKIFLVVSLAIGMIFMSIYQPEYFCGLEYDVRVINGFTNNSSLPLVIWCSSDSDDLGGRALQEGDDFSWRLQINFWCSNHFWCTMKWDAMRRKFDAFKAPRDLQRCSPFRMCSWLVREDGFYFSNDEVNWKKDFSWL, encoded by the coding sequence CTCGCCATAGGCATGATTTTCATGTCAATATATCAACCAGAATATTTCTGTGGGCTAGAGTACGATGTTCGTGTCATCAATGGGTTCACAAACAACTCGTCACTGCCACTAGTCATATGGTGCTCATCAGACAGTGATGATCTCGGTGGACGTGCCCTCCAGGAAGGTGATGATTTTAGTTGGAGACTCCAGATCAACTTCTGGTGCAGTAATCATTTCTGGTGCACCATGAAGTGGGATGCAATGAGGAGGAAGTTCGATGCCTTTAAGGCTCCAAGGGATCTTCAGCGTTGCAGCCCTTTCAGGATGTGCTCTTGGTTGGTGAGAGAGGATGGGTTTTATTTCAGTAATGATGAAGTAAACTGGAAGAAAGACTTCTCAtggttataa